Proteins co-encoded in one Fusobacterium varium genomic window:
- a CDS encoding ABC transporter permease, with protein sequence MVFSMILDSTLETLYMVFFSTIFSLLIGFPIGVLLVVTKEGNIMERPKLNKVLEIVINTLRSFPFIILMICLFPLSRIIVGTTIGSTAAIVPLSISAAPFVARMIEGALNEVDKGLIEASSSMGASNSTIIWKVMIPETMPHIIHGITVTVISLIGFSAMAGTIGAGGLGDLAIRFGYQRFKTDIMIYSVIVIILLVQVLQSLGNYLVDRIKKKR encoded by the coding sequence ATGGTATTTAGTATGATATTAGATTCAACACTTGAAACTTTATATATGGTATTTTTCTCAACAATCTTTTCATTGTTAATAGGATTTCCAATAGGAGTTCTATTAGTAGTAACAAAAGAGGGAAATATTATGGAGAGACCCAAATTAAACAAGGTTTTGGAAATAGTAATAAATACTTTAAGATCATTTCCTTTTATCATATTGATGATTTGTCTGTTCCCACTTTCAAGAATAATAGTAGGAACAACAATAGGAAGTACAGCAGCAATAGTTCCTCTTTCAATATCAGCAGCACCATTTGTAGCTAGAATGATAGAGGGAGCTTTAAATGAAGTTGACAAGGGACTAATAGAAGCAAGTTCAAGTATGGGAGCAAGTAATAGTACAATAATTTGGAAGGTTATGATTCCAGAAACAATGCCTCATATTATTCATGGGATAACAGTTACAGTAATCAGTCTTATAGGTTTCTCAGCAATGGCAGGAACAATAGGAGCTGGAGGACTTGGAGATTTAGCAATTAGATTTGGATATCAAAGATTTAAAACTGATATAATGATCTATTCAGTAATAGTGATAATATTATTAGTTCAAGTATTACAATCATTAGGAAACTATTTAGTAGATAGAATTAAAAAGAAAAGATAA
- a CDS encoding MetQ/NlpA family ABC transporter substrate-binding protein, translating to MKKSFKTLLAAAFILVGATALAGELKVGATPVPHAELLNLVKEDLKTEGVDLKVVEFTDYVTPNLALAEGELDANFFQHFPYLEKFSNERGLNLVSAGKIHVEPLGVFSQKIKDIKDLPNKATIAIPSDPSNGGRALILLHNNGIIKLNDPTNLYVTEFDIVENPKKLKFKPIEAAQLPRVLPDVEAAVINGNYALEAGFSPVEDSLLLEGAESPYANIIAVKSGDESKEDIQKLLKALQSKKVSDYIGANYKGGVVPAF from the coding sequence ATGAAAAAATCTTTTAAAACTTTATTAGCAGCAGCATTTATCTTAGTAGGAGCAACAGCATTAGCAGGGGAATTGAAAGTTGGAGCAACTCCAGTACCTCATGCAGAACTTCTTAATTTAGTAAAAGAAGATCTTAAAACAGAGGGAGTAGATTTAAAAGTAGTTGAATTTACTGATTATGTAACTCCTAACTTAGCATTAGCAGAGGGAGAGCTAGATGCAAACTTTTTCCAACACTTTCCATATCTTGAAAAGTTCTCAAATGAAAGAGGATTAAACTTAGTATCAGCAGGAAAAATTCATGTAGAGCCACTAGGAGTATTTTCACAAAAAATAAAAGATATTAAAGATCTACCAAACAAAGCAACTATTGCTATTCCAAGTGACCCATCAAATGGAGGAAGAGCTTTAATTTTACTTCACAACAATGGAATTATTAAATTAAATGACCCAACAAATCTATATGTAACAGAATTTGATATTGTAGAAAATCCTAAAAAATTAAAATTTAAACCTATTGAAGCAGCACAATTACCAAGAGTTTTACCAGATGTAGAAGCAGCAGTTATCAATGGAAACTATGCTTTAGAAGCTGGATTTTCACCAGTTGAAGATTCATTATTATTAGAAGGAGCAGAATCTCCATATGCTAATATTATAGCTGTAAAATCAGGTGATGAAAGCAAAGAAGATATTCAAAAACTTTTAAAAGCACTTCAAAGTAAAAAAGTAAGTGACTATATTGGAGCAAACTACAAAGGTGGAGTAGTTCCAGCATTCTAA
- a CDS encoding MetQ/NlpA family ABC transporter substrate-binding protein has translation MKKILLLFILLSTICFGKTLKIGTTSYPGAEIMNLIKDDLKAKGIELEIVEMNDYVTPNLALADGDIDVNSFQHLPYLEQFNKDKGLNLVSAGATYICPLGLYSKKYKSLEELPEKAVIAIPNDPTNSGRALLLFHKAGLIELKDPTDLRATTFDIVKNPKNFKFKELEAAQLPRILPDVDAAVINGGYAVNAGFFPTEDSIVLEDKDSPYINIFAVRAGDENREDIKALVEAFQTEKVRDYVLKTFKGGFVPVF, from the coding sequence ATGAAAAAAATACTATTATTATTTATACTTTTATCAACAATATGCTTTGGAAAAACATTAAAAATAGGGACAACATCATATCCTGGAGCTGAAATAATGAACTTAATTAAAGATGACTTAAAGGCAAAGGGGATAGAGTTAGAAATAGTGGAGATGAATGACTATGTAACTCCAAATCTTGCATTGGCAGATGGTGATATAGATGTAAACTCATTTCAACACCTTCCATACTTAGAGCAATTTAACAAAGATAAAGGGCTTAATCTAGTTTCTGCAGGGGCAACTTATATTTGTCCTTTAGGGCTTTACTCAAAAAAATATAAAAGTTTAGAAGAGTTACCAGAAAAAGCTGTAATTGCTATACCTAATGATCCAACTAATAGTGGAAGAGCTTTATTACTATTCCATAAAGCTGGATTAATAGAACTAAAAGATCCAACAGATCTACGTGCTACAACATTTGATATAGTAAAAAATCCTAAAAACTTTAAATTTAAAGAGTTAGAAGCAGCACAATTACCAAGAATTTTACCAGATGTAGATGCAGCAGTTATCAATGGTGGATATGCAGTAAATGCAGGATTTTTTCCAACAGAAGATAGTATAGTTCTTGAAGATAAAGATTCTCCATATATCAATATATTTGCTGTAAGAGCAGGAGATGAAAATAGAGAGGATATAAAAGCATTAGTTGAAGCTTTCCAAACAGAAAAAGTAAGAGACTATGTTTTAAAAACTTTTAAAGGTGGTTTTGTACCTGTATTTTAA
- a CDS encoding pyridoxal phosphate-dependent aminotransferase, translating into MRYNFNEKIDRRENHAAKWAEMKMKFGREDLTPMWVADMDIKAAPEIVEAMAEKVKQEIFGYVYRPDSYYESAANWVAKRFGYEILPNTLIHSPGVVPSMSILVNMLTKTTDKILIQSPVYPPFAASVKDNGRQLIENHLVKDENGYYTIDFEDFENKLSQESVTLFILCNPHNPVGRVWKKDELEKMGNLCKKYNVRILADEIWRDLIMPGHKHIPMGSISKEIEDITITLFSPTKLFNLAGLQASFATFPRLEERKAFDDILGKMDVKRNNPFSLVAFEAAYNKCENWLEELITHLDGNMQYVVDFIKERIPEIKTVKPEGTYLMWLDFNDIGIPQDKIQEFLINEAKVAMNDGGTFGENGKGFARMNVACPRYMVEEAMEKIEKAVKNIK; encoded by the coding sequence ATGAGATACAATTTTAATGAGAAAATAGATAGAAGGGAAAATCATGCTGCTAAATGGGCAGAGATGAAGATGAAATTTGGAAGAGAAGATTTAACTCCAATGTGGGTAGCAGATATGGATATAAAAGCAGCTCCAGAAATTGTAGAAGCTATGGCTGAAAAAGTTAAACAAGAAATTTTTGGATATGTATACAGACCAGATTCATACTATGAAAGTGCAGCTAATTGGGTAGCAAAAAGATTTGGATATGAGATCTTACCGAATACATTAATACATAGTCCAGGTGTTGTTCCTAGTATGTCTATCCTTGTAAATATGTTGACTAAAACTACAGATAAAATTCTTATTCAATCACCTGTATATCCACCATTTGCAGCATCAGTAAAGGATAATGGAAGACAACTAATAGAAAATCATCTAGTAAAAGATGAAAATGGATATTATACTATTGATTTTGAAGATTTTGAAAATAAGTTATCACAAGAGAGCGTGACACTATTTATTTTATGTAACCCTCATAACCCAGTAGGTAGAGTTTGGAAAAAAGATGAGCTTGAAAAGATGGGAAATCTATGTAAAAAATATAATGTAAGAATTTTAGCAGATGAAATTTGGAGAGATTTAATAATGCCAGGGCATAAACACATTCCAATGGGATCTATAAGTAAAGAGATAGAGGATATAACTATAACTCTATTTTCCCCAACAAAATTATTTAACTTAGCAGGACTTCAAGCATCTTTTGCTACTTTCCCAAGATTAGAAGAGAGAAAAGCCTTTGATGATATTTTAGGAAAAATGGATGTTAAGAGAAATAATCCATTTAGTTTAGTTGCTTTTGAAGCTGCATATAATAAGTGTGAAAATTGGTTAGAGGAATTAATTACACATTTAGATGGAAATATGCAATATGTAGTTGATTTTATAAAAGAGAGAATACCAGAGATAAAAACAGTAAAACCAGAGGGAACATATTTAATGTGGTTAGACTTTAATGATATTGGTATTCCTCAAGATAAGATTCAAGAGTTTTTAATAAATGAAGCAAAGGTTGCTATGAATGATGGAGGAACTTTTGGAGAAAATGGAAAAGGTTTTGCAAGAATGAATGTTGCTTGTCCTAGATATATGGTAGAAGAGGCAATGGAGAAAATAGAAAAAGCAGTAAAAAATATAAAATAG
- a CDS encoding sigma 54-interacting transcriptional regulator: protein MKKKVAIITNAKEIRNSMKEQMEFLFEELIEIEIYSIEDKSIKKLNRADLYLISSSAYEFLDSDFLKKDNIVIADLTLTKEKLGYLKSFPKGTKAIFFNVSFKMCIEAISMMYHLGVNNIEFIPAYPKMEKFPDENIIITPSETKLLPKNIDNREIIDIGHRIIDANTIIEIALKLEFEHILYYKKIREYLDTVATNDYSLSKILEKATQAESQFSLLMKTTKIAILGVDKDNFLCSCNERAEKILNKRSGTLLGNNAEELLPYIPFKEAKESREEIKAKLIKIGDEYINISIIPIIKAEYYMGAFAIFQKFEEEEKKQNELRRQLLNKGHKAKYTFDDIVGESQPMLKLKGLAKKMAKIDADILITGESGTGKELFAHAIHNYSNRREFPFIAVNCAAIPETLLESELFGYEEGAFTGAKKGGKIGFFEFAHKGTLFLDELEGMSPALQVKLLRVIQEKEIMRIGGDKVINVDVRIITTTNEELRKLVKEGKFRKDLYYRMCAFPLIVPPLRERKDDLYLLIEKFMRNSGGEFRFSAKAKKALELYNWEGNIRELKNYIEFFSFTGDKIIEFEDMPFAIKEYYENMAEEIELKKREDKENYYEKILGKGYKDSLFILEKIAECCKKGKSSGRQSLVDLSKKEGVFLTEQEVRGILKKLEELKLIDVFKGRKGNKISSEGEKLLRKLKSSMDKI, encoded by the coding sequence ATGAAAAAGAAGGTTGCAATAATAACAAATGCTAAAGAGATAAGAAATTCCATGAAGGAACAAATGGAGTTTCTTTTTGAAGAGTTAATAGAAATAGAGATATACAGTATAGAGGATAAAAGTATAAAAAAACTGAATAGAGCTGATCTATATTTAATTTCAAGTAGTGCCTATGAGTTTTTAGATAGCGATTTTTTAAAAAAGGATAATATAGTAATAGCAGATTTGACTTTAACTAAGGAAAAGCTAGGATATTTAAAAAGCTTTCCTAAGGGAACAAAGGCAATATTTTTTAATGTTAGTTTTAAAATGTGTATAGAGGCAATATCAATGATGTATCATTTAGGGGTTAATAATATAGAGTTTATTCCTGCCTATCCTAAAATGGAAAAGTTTCCAGATGAAAATATAATTATTACTCCGTCAGAAACTAAACTTCTCCCTAAAAATATTGATAATAGAGAGATAATAGATATAGGACATAGGATAATAGATGCTAATACAATTATAGAGATAGCTTTAAAATTAGAATTTGAACATATCTTGTATTATAAAAAGATTAGAGAGTATTTAGATACAGTGGCAACAAATGATTATAGTTTAAGTAAAATATTGGAAAAAGCAACACAAGCAGAGAGCCAATTTTCCCTTTTAATGAAAACAACAAAGATAGCTATATTAGGTGTTGATAAGGATAACTTCCTATGTTCTTGTAATGAGAGGGCAGAGAAAATTTTAAATAAGAGAAGTGGAACTCTATTAGGAAATAATGCAGAGGAACTATTGCCATATATACCTTTTAAAGAGGCAAAAGAGAGCAGAGAGGAGATAAAAGCTAAGCTTATAAAAATAGGAGATGAATATATTAATATCTCAATTATTCCAATAATAAAAGCTGAATATTATATGGGGGCTTTTGCTATATTTCAAAAGTTTGAAGAGGAAGAGAAGAAACAGAATGAGTTAAGAAGACAGTTGCTAAATAAGGGGCATAAGGCAAAATATACTTTTGATGATATAGTTGGAGAGAGTCAACCTATGCTAAAATTAAAGGGTTTGGCTAAAAAAATGGCTAAAATAGATGCAGATATTTTAATCACTGGTGAAAGTGGAACAGGAAAAGAACTTTTTGCTCATGCTATTCATAATTATTCCAATAGAAGAGAGTTTCCATTTATAGCAGTAAACTGTGCAGCTATTCCAGAAACTTTATTAGAAAGTGAACTTTTTGGATATGAAGAGGGAGCTTTTACAGGAGCTAAAAAAGGTGGAAAGATAGGATTTTTTGAATTTGCTCATAAAGGAACACTATTTTTAGATGAGTTAGAGGGAATGAGTCCAGCTCTTCAAGTAAAATTACTTCGTGTAATACAGGAAAAAGAGATAATGAGAATAGGTGGAGATAAGGTAATCAATGTTGATGTAAGAATAATCACAACTACAAATGAAGAGTTAAGAAAATTAGTAAAAGAGGGAAAATTTAGAAAGGATTTGTATTATAGAATGTGTGCTTTTCCTTTGATAGTTCCTCCATTGAGAGAGAGAAAAGATGATCTATATCTTTTAATAGAAAAATTTATGAGAAATAGTGGGGGAGAGTTTAGATTTTCAGCTAAAGCTAAAAAAGCATTAGAGTTGTATAATTGGGAAGGGAATATAAGGGAGTTAAAAAATTATATAGAATTCTTTAGTTTTACTGGGGATAAGATAATTGAATTTGAAGATATGCCTTTTGCTATTAAAGAGTATTATGAAAATATGGCAGAAGAAATTGAACTAAAAAAAAGAGAAGATAAAGAAAACTATTATGAAAAAATTTTAGGAAAAGGGTATAAAGATAGTTTGTTTATTTTAGAAAAAATAGCTGAATGTTGCAAGAAAGGAAAAAGCAGTGGTAGACAAAGTCTTGTAGATCTTTCTAAAAAAGAAGGTGTATTTTTAACAGAACAAGAAGTAAGAGGGATATTGAAAAAACTTGAAGAGTTAAAATTAATAGATGTTTTTAAAGGGCGTAAGGGAAATAAAATTTCATCTGAAGGGGAAAAGTTGTTGAGAAAATTAAAAAGTTCTATGGACAAAATATAA
- a CDS encoding serine dehydratase subunit alpha family protein codes for MNILTKIIKEDMKPALGVTEPGAIAFSVAKAKSYITGDIKNVEVRLNSGIYKNAFTCGIPNSNEVGNVFAAALGVVAGKAEKGLESLEDVTEEDNIKAQRLIDDGKVKVELSKITSDIIIESEVRTEKENCLIRIEGTHTNIVKIVLNGKTIFEKEVESKKEDSQEVELHKYSVKEILDYINSVDISEIDFVMLAHKMNMELFQEGLNSERTTFVKQLLKMNGDRIYSDNSLNTAQLLCNGAIEARVLGLNKPAMSITGSGAHGIITTLPLFAEYKVKNLSDEKLIRATILSYLICTYIKEYSGRLSAFCGCGIAGGTGVACGLGYLRGATLEEITNIINNMASGITGMICDGGNQGCTMKGIVAVDAAYRAVEMAMNNTYIFNVHGVNGVTPEKTMMNMGKIASPGMIETEKVIVDIFREK; via the coding sequence ATGAATATTTTAACTAAGATAATAAAAGAGGATATGAAACCAGCATTGGGAGTAACAGAGCCAGGAGCAATAGCTTTTTCAGTAGCAAAGGCAAAAAGTTATATAACTGGAGATATAAAAAATGTAGAAGTGAGATTAAATTCAGGAATATATAAAAATGCTTTTACTTGTGGGATTCCAAATTCTAATGAAGTAGGAAATGTTTTTGCAGCTGCATTAGGTGTTGTAGCAGGAAAAGCAGAGAAAGGATTAGAATCTCTCGAAGATGTAACAGAAGAGGATAATATAAAAGCTCAAAGATTAATTGACGATGGAAAAGTAAAGGTAGAATTAAGTAAAATAACATCAGATATTATAATTGAATCTGAAGTTAGAACAGAAAAAGAAAATTGCCTTATAAGAATAGAGGGAACACATACAAATATAGTAAAAATAGTATTAAATGGAAAAACTATTTTTGAAAAAGAAGTTGAAAGTAAGAAAGAAGATTCTCAAGAGGTAGAATTACACAAATATAGTGTAAAAGAGATCTTAGATTATATTAATAGTGTTGATATCTCTGAGATAGATTTTGTAATGTTAGCTCATAAGATGAATATGGAGTTATTTCAAGAGGGCTTAAACAGTGAAAGAACTACCTTTGTAAAGCAACTTTTAAAAATGAATGGAGATAGGATATATTCAGATAACTCTTTAAATACGGCTCAACTTTTATGTAACGGAGCTATTGAGGCAAGAGTTTTGGGACTTAATAAACCAGCTATGAGTATTACTGGTTCAGGAGCTCATGGAATTATTACAACACTTCCTCTATTTGCTGAATATAAAGTTAAAAATTTAAGTGATGAAAAATTAATAAGAGCTACTATATTAAGTTATCTTATCTGCACATATATTAAAGAGTATTCGGGGAGATTATCAGCGTTTTGTGGTTGCGGAATAGCTGGAGGAACAGGAGTAGCTTGTGGGCTAGGATATTTAAGAGGAGCAACTTTAGAAGAGATAACAAATATAATAAATAATATGGCTTCAGGAATCACAGGAATGATATGTGATGGAGGAAACCAAGGTTGTACTATGAAGGGAATTGTTGCAGTAGATGCAGCATATAGAGCAGTGGAGATGGCTATGAATAACACATATATATTCAATGTTCATGGAGTAAATGGAGTTACTCCAGAGAAAACAATGATGAATATGGGAAAAATAGCATCTCCAGGAATGATAGAAACAGAGAAAGTAATAGTAGATATATTTAGAGAAAAATAG
- a CDS encoding YdcF family protein translates to MKKQDIIITTIFILAIIFSKGDFAFSFLFLIYLSTFIYRYFSKKSKDSSLFKNLKNLCKLGYAILLVAFIGFEAILLKDIAINKDNFPKTSHIIVLGGKLDDNIPSKTLELRLIKAYEYYLKFPDTIFILSGGKGDDENLPEAQGMANYLIKKGIPEKNLILEDKATSTYENFKFSKEILDSLEVKNIGVISSSFHLYRAKFIAKKLDIPVEAIYANSPLILFFNCSLREFFAYFNEIRK, encoded by the coding sequence ATGAAAAAACAAGATATTATCATCACAACTATATTTATTTTAGCAATTATTTTTTCTAAGGGAGATTTTGCTTTTTCCTTTCTATTTTTAATCTATCTTTCAACTTTTATATACAGATATTTTTCAAAAAAATCTAAAGATAGTTCACTCTTTAAAAATTTAAAAAATCTATGTAAATTAGGATACGCAATACTTCTTGTCGCTTTTATTGGTTTTGAAGCTATTCTTTTAAAAGATATAGCTATAAACAAAGATAATTTTCCTAAAACATCTCATATAATAGTGTTAGGTGGTAAACTAGACGATAATATACCATCTAAAACTTTAGAGCTTAGATTAATAAAAGCTTATGAATACTATCTAAAATTTCCAGATACAATTTTTATTCTATCTGGGGGAAAAGGTGATGATGAAAATCTGCCAGAAGCTCAAGGTATGGCAAATTATCTAATTAAAAAGGGGATTCCTGAAAAGAATCTTATTTTAGAAGATAAAGCTACATCTACCTATGAAAATTTCAAATTTTCTAAAGAGATATTAGACAGTTTAGAGGTCAAAAATATTGGAGTAATCTCTAGCTCTTTCCATTTGTACAGAGCTAAATTTATAGCTAAAAAACTTGATATTCCTGTTGAGGCAATTTATGCTAATTCTCCTTTAATTTTATTTTTTAACTGTAGTTTAAGAGAGTTCTTTGCATATTTTAATGAGATAAGAAAATAA